The DNA sequence AAAAACATGATAGCAGAGATGAAGAAAATCAATCCTTTTGTAGAAAGTAATATTTTTAAAAGCGTGGAAAATGTAAACTTAAGCACCGTAATTGCATATAAAAAAGATGGTGTGAAGCATCATTTCCTTGAGGAGTACGAATAAAAAATTTATGGGAGGATTTATGGGAAAAAGTATAGATATGGCATTAATCATACAGCAGCTGGAATTAATGGTAAGAATTGTACTGGCAGGAATCTGCGGAGGAGCGATTGGATATGAACGCGAGAGCCGTAAAAAGACAGCCGGACTGCGTACCCATGTAATTGTGGCAGTATCTTCTGCCTTAATGATTGTGTTATCGAAATATGGTTTTGATGATGTATTAGGACAGTATGTCAGATTAGATCCTTCTCGAATTGCAGCAGGAACCGTTACTGCAATTGGATTTCTAGGTTCGGGAATTATCTTTTCCAGAAATAAAAATGTAAGCGGAGTAACAACTTCTGCCGGAATCTGGGCAACTCTTGGAGTAGGAATGGCAGTAGGTGCCGGCATGTATGTCATTGGAATTGCCACTACGTTTATTGTGGTATTGGTAGAGATATTTATTGGGCGAGGCGGTAAGCTTTCTCATATTATGAAGCAAGTGTATCAAATTGAGATAGAGTATACGCCATCAGCGGAAAATGATATGAAAATAGCAGAGATTGTAAAGAACGAATTGGAATCTAGTTATAAATGCAAAATTTTGAGATTTCAGACCAGGCGGAAAGAAGGAAATATCCGATTGGAACTGATGGTACGGACCGCCAAGGGAAGTGAACTGATACGGTTGGCAAAACTGGCGGAGGAATACCCGGAGATTGAAAAAATTTCAATATAAGGAGAGTGCATATGCTGGATAAAATATCAGAACAGGCATTTTTTATATATGATAGAGATTTGGAATATATTTTGGGCGCGCAGGAATTGCTCAAACCTTTGAATCGGAATAAAACTGTTGCTGAAGTATTAGAGGAACCGGAAAGTGACAAATATTTAGTACTGAAAGAGGTTTATCAGGGATTTGGAGAAGAAATCTGGGGTGGAATCCTTGAGCCTATGGAAGAAATGGTGGAACAAGGAGTTTCCCTAGCATCGTATGAAAATTATCTAAAGCATATGGAAAAGCAGAAATTTTTAAGTAAATTTCTGCAGTTGCCACAGGAAGAAATCCAACAAGCTCTGGAGTCTTCTGCAAATTTAATGAAATTCTATCAAAATCATCAGGAGCGTTTCTCAAATTATTTATCGGTAGAAAGATTGTTTGAAAAGACAGAATGGTTTCTGGAAGAATTTTTTTCTTTTGTAAGGGAATTAAAAACGGAGAAGGCGGAAAAATTTTTGCATGAAAAAGAAGAAATCATTAATCAGTGGAAAGGGGAAGTGGTAAAGGAATTAAAAAGAGAGGACCCTTTAGCCTATTCTGAAAAATTGATGGAGAAGAGCTTTTACCGTAGAGGGCCTTATGAAAAATATTTTTTTATGCCGTCATTTTTTATCCCTGTATTGTGTTGCAGATGGTTTGGAAAAAATCAGATTCTGATATTTGATGCCATACGGATTCACGAACGCGGGTATGAGGTTCCGCAACAGTTGAAAATGCTTTCCGATAATGCTAGATTTCGGATTTTAAAATTATTAAAGGAAAATGGACACTTAAGTGGAATTGAAATTGCTGAGAAAATGAATTTGGCTACGTCGACGGTATCACATCATATGACGCAGATGAAAAATTGTGGACTGGTGCATGAAGAGCCGGTGAAGAATACGAAGTATTTTAGTTTAAATGAAGTTAGTATAAAAAATTGCATACAGGTGTTGCAGGAAACATTTTTGTGATGAAAGAGAGGACAGAACGTTCTCTCTTTTTTTACGTTATAGGAAACATCTTGACAATCCCAATAAATTCCATTATCATCTAATTCGATAGAGATAGAATTTTATAAGGAGGAAATTATGAAAAATGTAATTGAAGTACAGGATTTAAAACGTGAATATGTGACAAAGAAAGGTTGGATTCATCCTAAGACAACCAGAGTCACAGCTGTGGATGGAATTTCATTTCAAGTAAAACAAGGAGAGATATTTGGTCTGTTAGGTGAAAATGGAGCCGGAAAAACAACAACAATTAAGATGCTGATTACATTATTGGCACCTACGGGAGGAGTGTGCAAGGTATTGGGATATGATACCTTTGGACAGGAGAAAAATGTGCGTTCCAGAATAAACTTCATTTTTGGTGGAGAAATGGGAGTATATCGAAGATTATCAGCAAGGGATAATTTATTGTATTTTGCAGGGCTTTATAAATTAGAGAAAAAGGAGGCAGAAAGACGGGTAGAAAAGTTGCTGGAATTGGTAGATTTGAAAGAAGATAGTGAGCGTCTGGTGGAAACCTATTCCAAGGGAATGATTCAGAGACTACAGATTGCAAGAGGACTCATTAATGATCCTGAAATTATCTTTATGGATGAACCAACAATAGGATTAGACCCGGTAGGCGCGAAAATGCTTCGTGATATTATAAGGAAACTGAAAGCATCCGGAAAGACGATTCTGCTTACTACGCACTATATGTATGAAGCAGATGAACTTTGTGACAGAATTGCCATATTAAATCATGGAAAAATTTTGGCATTGGATACACCGGAGGGCTTGAAAAAGAGCTACGGAGAAAAGGGAGAAGAAACTACATTAGAGGATGTATTTTTGAAGTTGGCGGGAAAAGGAGAGAAATAAAATTGATGAAAAGTATGAAACAAACAATGAATGTAATCTGGATGACTATGAAACTTCAGATGAAGCAGTCTTTTGCACGCCCTATGTTCCGATTCTGTTTATTGATAAATCCGGTAGTAAACACAATTTTTCTTTACGAAATGTTTCTAAATAGCGGTGAAGATAATTTTATGGCATATGTAGTTTTAGGAGCCGGACTTATGGGGCTTTGGTGCTGTATTTGTTTTTCTTCAGCAGGAGACATTAATCGAGAGCGTTTTTCAGGAACGTTGCCACTGATTTATGTAGCACCGGAAGGATTTGGAACAATTATATTTGGAAAAATATGTGGAAATACATTGATATCATTATTAAGTTTTGGAATTTCCTATGGAACGGCATTTTTGTTGACGGGAAAATCTATCACAATACAGTATCCGGTAAAGTTTCTGTTTGCTTTTCTCACGGCTGTAACCTGTTTTGTGATTGTGTCATTATGTGTAGCCTATTTTCTTATGCTATCACGAAAGACAGAATTATATATGAATTTATTGGAAATACCGTTTGAATTGCTTTGTGGATTTGTTTTCCCGATTGAGATACTGCCGAAATGGATTCAGTACATATCAAATCTGCTGGCACCTACATGGGCAGTGCGTATTTTAAAAGAAAGTATAGCAAAGAATAACATGGAAAAAGAAACCGTATATTATTTGATTCTTGGAGTGGAAGTTTTGATTTTAGTTGCGATTGCGGTAATCCTTTATCGATGGATGGACAGAAGCATAAGAAAAAAAGCAACATTGGAGGTAAGTTAAATGAAACGTTTTTTAAAACAATCATGGCTGGATTTTAAGGGGCAAAGAGCAGCATTTTCGCTGGAAGAATTTGCATTGATGGAGACAATGTATCCTTTTGTGACTATGGTTTTCTATTGTCTTGTGGCAGGATATGCATTCCGAACAACGAATCTTAGCAGATGGGTAGTAGGAAATGCTTTTTTACTATGCACCAATACCTGTGTGTTTTCGTTAGGAAGTTGCTTTATGGGAGAACGATATTATGGAAGAATTCGTTCCATTATAACAGCACCGATTTCTAAGTTAGAAGTCATTCTGGAAAAGGGATTTTTTCCATGTATGATATGTATTATAACTACATTTGTTGGATTTGGAGCGGGAAGTATCGTATTTCATGTAAACTGGTCGGGAGTTAACATAGGTCTGTTTTTGGTGATTCTATTAATTGGTATGGCGTCAGCAGCGGGCTTTGGATTATTTTTAGCAACTCTTGGACTCATTTCGAATCAGATGCATTTGATTTTAAATCTGGTGGCCAATTTATTGGTTATATTCTGTGGGGCGAATTTTCCAATCAGTCAGTTGCCGGCAGCAGGACAGTTGATATCAAAATTGTTGCCCCTTACAAGAAGTATTGAAGCATCACAATTGTTATTAGAAGGGAAAATAGCATTTGAGCAAGTGCTTTCCTTATTGCTTGGCGAATTAGGAGTAGGAGCGGTATATGTGATATTAGCATTTTGCGTAGTAAAAAGTGCAGAAAGAGTTGCAATACGGAAGGGGACGTTGGAGTTATTTTGAGAATTTGAGATGAAAGTATAAAAGCGAAGGATTACATCTTGGTCTGTAATTCTTCGCTTTTTATCTACGCTAGTAGGGATAGAATCAATTACTCAGCATCGCCTGTTTCTGATAAACTACCGAGATAATCATTGACTGCACTTAAGTCTATTTCAGTGCTGGTAGGATTTTCTGCTTTCTGTGATTGATAAAAATTATATCCGGAATAGCCAATCCATCCTACGATAACAACACATAGAATAGTTCCAACAACAGAACCAATAGCCTTTTTGATTTTTTCGCGCTTCATGATTTTCTTACGGTTTGCTTTTTCTTCTTTATAGCGGTCTACTTTTTCCTGACTCATAGTAATTCTCCTTGTCCTTATGTAATGATTATAGTATACACTATTTCTGTGAAAAAATCTTGAAAATTTTTAAAATTAGAGAAAAACCAGAAAAAAGTTCAAGAAAAGGAGAAAAAACGAGGTTTCATGTGGTCTGTTTTTATGATAGAATAGCAAGTAAGTATATTAGAAGGAGCAAAATAATGAGTTTAGCAGATAAGATTTTCATTGATATGTGTCAAGATATAATAGAAAATGGAACCAGTACAGAGGGAGAAAAGGTGCGGCCTCACTGGGAAGATGGAACAAGTGCGTATACGATTAAGAAGTTTGGTGTGGTAAATCGCTATGACTTATCCAAAGAATTTCCGGCAATTACTTTGAGAAAAACAGCAATTAAGAGCTGTACGGATGAGATGCTTTGGATTTGGCAACAGAAGTCTAATAATATCAATGACCTTCATAGCCATGTGTGGGATGAGTGGGCAGATGAGACAGGTTCTATCGGAAAGGCATACGGCTATCAGATGGGTGTGAAGCATCAGTATAAGGAAGGCATGATGGATCAGGTAGACCGAGTGATTTATGATCTGAAGAACAATCCTTTCAGCCGTCGTATTATGACAAATATTTATGTCCATCAGGATTTACATGAAATGCATTTATACCCTTGCGCATACAGTATGACTTTTAACGTCACCCAGAAACCGGGGCAGGATAAGTTAGTGCTAAATGCTATTTTAAATCAGCGTTCTCAGGACGTTCTGGCAGCAAATAACTGGAATGTATGCCAGTATGCTGTATTAGTGCATATGCTGGCTCAGGTATGTGATATGGAAGTGGGAGAATTGGTACATGTGATTGCAGATGCACACATTTATGACCGTCATATTCCGCTGGTGAAGGAATTGATTAGCAGAGAGACACATCCGGCACCAACCTTCTGGTTGAATCCGGAAATCAAAGATTTCTATAAGTTTACCAGAAATGATGTGCGTTTGGACAATTATGTGACCGGACCACAGATTGAAAATATTCCAATAGCTGTTTAAAAATAGGAGGACACAACATGAATTTAATCGCAGCAGTAGACAAGAATTGGGCAATCGGATTGAACAACAAGTTGTTGGTGAGTATTCCGGAGGATATGAAATTTTTCCGTACGACCACCACGGGCAAGGTCGTTGCCATGGGAAGAAAGACACTGGAGAGTTTTCCAAATGGGCAGCCGTTGAAAAATCGAGTCAACATTGTATTGACATCCGATAAAAACTATAAAGTGAAGGATGCTATTATTGTACATTCCATGGAGGAAATGTTAGAGGAATTAAAGAAATACAACAGTGAAGATATATATGTCATCGGTGGCGAGAGTATTTATCGCCAGATGGTGGATTTGTGTGATGTGGCACATATTACAAAAATCGATTATGAATATGAAGCAGATGCTTATTTCCCAAATCTGGATGAAAAGGAAGAATGGGAAATTACTGCAGACAGTGAAGAACAGACATATTTTGACTTGGAATTTTATTTCCTGAAGTATGAGAAAAAGAAGAAGTAGGATATGGAAAATTTTATTTTTAGTATTAATGTGACAATGCCAATCTTCCTGGTAATGGTACTGGGTTGGTTCTTAAAGCAGATTGGTATGTTGAATGATAATTTTGTAACAGTAGCGAATAAGTTCAATTTTCAGGTGACACTGCCCTTTTTGTTATTTAGGGATCTTTCTTCCGTGGATATCAAAGCAGTATTTGATTTGAAATATGTGTTGTTTTGTGCTATTGCAAGTTCCATTTGTTTCTGGGTAATTTGGGGTGGTACAAAGTTGTTCATGAAGGACAAGTCTATGACAGGTGCTTTTGTACAGGCATCATTTCGAAGTAGTGCGGCGGTAATGGGGCTTGCATTCATCCAGAATCTATATGGACAATCTGCAATGGGGCCTTTAATGATAATTGGAGCGGTGCCCCTTTATAACATTTATTCTGTAATTGTTTTGACATTTGAGGCACAGGGCAGTGAGGAAAGTAGCCAGAAAAATAAAATAAAGGAAGCTTGTATTAATATTTTAAAAAATCCGATTATTATTGCAATTTTCTTAGGATTGGTGGTATCTCTTCTGGAAATTGATTTTCCGGTGCTGGTGGATAAAACAGTGAATAATGTGGCACAGATGGCAACACCATTGGCATTAATTGCATTAGGAGCTGGTTTTGAAGGAAGAAAGGCATTGGGAAAGATTAAGCCTACACTTGTAGCTTCCTTTATAAAATTGATTGCACAGGCTGCAATATTTTTACCAATCGCAGCCTGGATGGGATTTGATGGAGAAAAAATGATTGCGTTGATTGTAATGCTGGCAGCTCCAACAACTCCAAGTTGCTATATTATGGCAAAAAATATGGATAATGATGGCGTGCTGACCGCAAGTATCGTGGTGACAACTACATTACTTGCAGCATTTACCCTGACAGGATGGATTTTCTTATTAAAAACAATGGGATTGATATAGGATGAGGTGAAAAATATGGCGATGGATATAACCGGCAGAAAATTATTTGTAAAAGCATTATTAGAAGAGGGCGTTGATACAGTCTTCGGATATCCGGGCGGGATGGTAACAGATATTTTGGATGAGCTTTATAAACATGAAGAGATTGAACTGGTGTTGCCCAGACATGAGCAGGGGTTGATTCATGAAGCAGAAGGTTATGCCAAGGCAACCGGGCGGGTTGGAGTTTGTATTGTAACCAGTGGTCCGGGTGCTACCAATATCATGACAGGTTTGGCAGATGCTTATTCTGATAGTATACCGTTGGTATGTATCACTGGACAGGTTCCCTTGAATCTCATTGGAAATGATGCTTTTCAGGAAGTGGATATTGTTGGTATGACAAGAAGCATTACAAAGTATGGAGTAACTGTTCGTGATAGAAAAGACCTTGGAAAAATCTTAAAAATGGCATTTCATATCGCAAGTACAGGAAGACCGGGACCGGTGCTTATTGATTTACCGAAAGATATTCAGACCCAGATGGGACCGGCAGAATATCCAGAACATGTAAACATTCGTGGTTATAAACCAAATGAAAGTGTACATATTGGTCAGTTAAAAAAAGGTTATAAGTTATTGAAGTCTGCAGAAAAGCCGTTGTTTTTAATCGGTGGCGGTGTAAATATTGCCAAGGCAAATGATAAGTTGTTAGAGCTGGTAGAAAAGACGAAAGTTCCGGTAGTTACTACTATTATGGGAAAAGGAGCCATTCCTACTACTCATCCGTATTATATCGGAAACAGCGGAATGCATGGGAGATATGCTGCCAATATGGCAGTCAGTGAATGTGATGTGCTCTTTTCCATTGGAACCAGATTTAATGACCGTATTACCGGAGATTTGAATGAGTTTGCGCCGAAGGCACAGATTGTCCATGTAGATGTAGATACTGCATCTATTTCCAGAAATGTAGTAGTAGATGTTCCAATTGTAGCTGATGCAGGACTTGCTATTGAAAAGATGTTGGAGTGGGCTGAGCCACAGAAGACGGATAAGTGGATTGCACAGATTAAGGAATGGGATAAAGAAAATCCATTGGAAATGCGCAGAGACCATGGTATGACACCACAGATGATAATGGAGCATATCAATGAGCAGTTTGAAGAGGGAATTATTGTAACGGATGTAGGGCAGCATCAGATGTGGGCGACCCAGTACATAGAATTAAATGAGAAAAAGAAGTTTATTACTTCCGGTGGACTTGGAACCATGGGATTTGGTTTCCCGGCTGCTATCGGAGCTAAGATTGGATGTCCGGATAAAGAAGTTATCTGTATTAGCGGTGATGGCGGTATGCAGATGAATATTCAGGAACTGGCAACTGCCATGGTACAGGATGCTCATGTGATTGTATGTGTATTTAATAACTATTATCTTGGAATGGTACGCCAGATGCAGCAGCTTTTCTACGGAAAGCGTTATGAAGCCACCTGTTTAAGACGCAGAAAGAATTGTCCGAAGGACTGTAAAGGACCGAATCCTGCCTGTCCACCTTATGAACCGGATTTTGTAAAACTGGCAGAAAGCTACGGTGCAACGGGAATGCGTGTAACGAAGGAAGAAGAGATAGCACCGGCATTTGAACAGGCAAAAAAAGTAAGTGGACCGGTAATTATTGAATTTATGATAGCAACGGAAGAAATTGTACTGCCCATGGTAAAGAGCGGAAATCCCATGAGCGAAATGATTTTGAAGTAAGGAGGGAAGGACATGAAAAAGAGATGGATTGCATTATATGTGGAAAATGAAGTGGGTGTCCTTGCCAAGGTATCCGGTCTTTTTTCCGGAAAATCTTATAATTTACAGAGCCTCACAGTGGGAACTACGGAGGATGAAACTGTGTCTCGTATGACAATTTGTGTTGCTAGTGATGATGTGACTTTTGAGCAGATTAAAAAGCAGTTGAATCGTATGGTAGAGGTTATTAAAGTTATGGACCTCACAAATGTGCCGACGCATATGAAGGAGATTCTGTTTGCTAAGATTAAAAATTGTTCTCAAGAGGACAAGACAGAGGCATTCCAGATTGCACAGGTATTTCATGTAGAGGTATCGGATATCGGAAGTGACAGCGTATTGCTGGAATGTAAGCTGACAGAGCGCCGGAATAATGAACTGATTGCTTTGTTGAAGAGTAGATTTAAACATGTTGAGGTGGTTCGTGGCGGTGCAGTAGCTATCGAGTCTATTAGTACCTCTTGTGCAGGAAAGACGGAGTATGACCGGAAATAGGAGAAATTAAAATGGTATTACTTATTGTTGACACACAGGAGATGATTGTAACAAAGCAGTTGTATCAATATGAAAAATTTATTCAGAATGTGAAAAAAGCAATTGAAACAGCAAGAGAAAATGATGTAGAGGTTGTCTATATTCGGCACGATGATGGATTTGAATTAACAAAAGGTGTAGATGGATTTGAAATATACGAAGAATTTGCACCAAAGCAAGGAGAAAAAATATTTGATAAGCATGTGAATAGTGCGTTCAAGGAGTCTGGACTGCTTGAATATCTTAGCGCTAAGAACGAGAAAAGTGTTATGCTTGCAGGATTACAAACAGACTATTGTATCGATGCAACTGTAAAATGTGGTTTTGAACATGGATTTGAGATGTTGATTCCGGCATATTGTAATACCACGGTGGATAATGAATTTATGTCAGGAGAAAAAACATATCAGTATTACAATGAAAAAATGTGGCATGGGCGTTATGCAAAATGCATGAGTTTAGAAGAAGCGCTAGCAGTTATGAAGAACTGATGTCCGGGAAAAGAATTTAGCTTGTGCTCTTTTGGGGAATATGATATTCTTGTCCCAGAGTGAAGTTTAGAGGTAAAGGTAACAAAATACAAAAGAAAAATTTAGCGGGAATAAAGAACACTAATAAAAATGGAATGAAAGGAGGGATAAGAGCGATGTTGAATGCAAAAGATTTATGTGCAATCCGAGAAGTTATGCAAGAAGTTATGCGAGAAGAAATTGCAGAATCAGAAGAACGAATGACAGGAAAAATTGCAGAATCAGAAGAGCGAATGCAAGGAGCAATGAGAGGAGCAATCGCAGAATCAGAAGAGCGAATGCAAGGAGCAATGAGAGGAGCAATCGCGGAATCAGAAGAACGAATGATAGGAAAAATTGCAGAATCAGAAGAGCGAATGCAAGGAGCAATGAGAGGAGCAATCGCAGAATCAGAAGAGCGAATGCAAGGAGCAATGAGAGGAGCAATCGCGGAATCAGAAGAACGAATGATAGAAAAAATTGCAGAATCAGAAGAACGAATGATAGGAAAAATTGCAGAATCAGAAGAACGAATGATAGGAAAAATTGCAGAATCAGAAGAGCGAATGACAGGAAAAATCGCAGAATCAGAAGAGCAAACAAGAGGCTATATTGATAGTCGGGTAACGGAAAGCGAAAACTTGATTTTGAAGTATGTTGATGATACCAGAACTACTCTTGAAAATAAGATTCAGATGGTACAGGATAATCTCAATGAAATTACCCAGTATTATAGGATTAAGCGACTAGAAGATGAAAACATAAGTTATTTGATTAGGAAGACTGGAGAACTAGACATTCGTGTAGAAAAATTGGAAAAGATTGCTGGAAAAACAGCATAAAACAGAGGAAGAAAGCAAAATTGATAGATTTTATCAATTTTGCTTTCTTATATCATGTATCATAGGAAAGATGCAGCTTATCTTGCCAAAATTTCTATGATTTCACCTACATACATGGTATGTGGATTTTCTCCATTATCACCGGTATACCATTTTTCTTTTATTTCAGGGTCGATGAAGTGAGCTTCTTCAATTGGAACAGCAGCCATCTTTTTGCAAAGTACCACAAAATTTCCTTCGTCTATGTAAGGAATACCATCTTTATAATCCAAATTGAGTCCGGAAGTTTTGAATTTATCCTCCTGACGTCCGGATACGACACCGAAGTATTTTAAATCATTTTTGTATTTGGAGTCAAAAAAGGTGCAGGAAAAAGTATTTCCATTGTCGATGAATTCTTTCGTATAACGTTTTTCACGAACAAAGATAAATGCTACATTTTTCCCCCAAAGGACGCCAAGTCCACCCCAGCTGGCAGTCATGGCATTTGCTTTTTTTTCATCCCCCGAGGCAATCAGCATCCACTCAGTTCCAATTTTGGTAAATGGATTGAACTCTAAAAGTTCCACAGGATATGGTTGAAATTGATGCATAGTCATTCTCCCTTTCTATAATCGTAATCTATTATCATAAGTATACAACATTTCTAAAAAAATTCCTATAACAGTTTCAGAATTTCTTAAGAAAAACGTAGAATGAAATTCAAGATTTTTTCATAAACTAGTAGTATTATGACGTAGTAAACGTGAAGAGGTCTTTGGAGGAAAGTACAATGAGAAGAAAGAAAGACGAATTTGACAGTATAAATAAAACGAAAAGCAATGGAAAATTAGTAGTGGTAACTGTTGCAGTTCTGGCAATTTGTATTACAGGATTCATGTGTGCAAAGAAATTGCAGATGGATGAGAGATATATATCTTTAAAAAATGCACAGGAATGTAGAATGGAGGAAATTTTTAACGGGTAGTTGCATAAAATATCAATAAATGCATAGTATCAGAGGTATTTATGAATCAAAGATTGCGTGCAGCTCAGATGAACCATGTAGATATGGGAAAGCTAAGGGTTGAGGCTACGTCAGCAGTAGGAAGGCTCCCAGTAGATAATGCCAAAGTAACTCTTTCTTATACAGCAGAACCGGGAAGTACGTTGGAGGAGCTAACAACAAATTCTAATGGACAGACAGAAGAAGTGTCAATTGCAGCTCCACCATTGGAATATAGTATGGAGCCGAATCAGCCACAACCTTACGCTGAATATACGATACATGTAGAAGCAGAAGGGTATCGTCCGGTTAATGTGGATGGAATGGACGTATTTTCA is a window from the Roseburia sp. 499 genome containing:
- a CDS encoding MgtC/SapB family protein; its protein translation is MGKSIDMALIIQQLELMVRIVLAGICGGAIGYERESRKKTAGLRTHVIVAVSSALMIVLSKYGFDDVLGQYVRLDPSRIAAGTVTAIGFLGSGIIFSRNKNVSGVTTSAGIWATLGVGMAVGAGMYVIGIATTFIVVLVEIFIGRGGKLSHIMKQVYQIEIEYTPSAENDMKIAEIVKNELESSYKCKILRFQTRRKEGNIRLELMVRTAKGSELIRLAKLAEEYPEIEKISI
- a CDS encoding ArsR/SmtB family transcription factor; the encoded protein is MLDKISEQAFFIYDRDLEYILGAQELLKPLNRNKTVAEVLEEPESDKYLVLKEVYQGFGEEIWGGILEPMEEMVEQGVSLASYENYLKHMEKQKFLSKFLQLPQEEIQQALESSANLMKFYQNHQERFSNYLSVERLFEKTEWFLEEFFSFVRELKTEKAEKFLHEKEEIINQWKGEVVKELKREDPLAYSEKLMEKSFYRRGPYEKYFFMPSFFIPVLCCRWFGKNQILIFDAIRIHERGYEVPQQLKMLSDNARFRILKLLKENGHLSGIEIAEKMNLATSTVSHHMTQMKNCGLVHEEPVKNTKYFSLNEVSIKNCIQVLQETFL
- a CDS encoding ABC transporter ATP-binding protein, giving the protein MKNVIEVQDLKREYVTKKGWIHPKTTRVTAVDGISFQVKQGEIFGLLGENGAGKTTTIKMLITLLAPTGGVCKVLGYDTFGQEKNVRSRINFIFGGEMGVYRRLSARDNLLYFAGLYKLEKKEAERRVEKLLELVDLKEDSERLVETYSKGMIQRLQIARGLINDPEIIFMDEPTIGLDPVGAKMLRDIIRKLKASGKTILLTTHYMYEADELCDRIAILNHGKILALDTPEGLKKSYGEKGEETTLEDVFLKLAGKGEK
- a CDS encoding ABC transporter permease, which encodes MKSMKQTMNVIWMTMKLQMKQSFARPMFRFCLLINPVVNTIFLYEMFLNSGEDNFMAYVVLGAGLMGLWCCICFSSAGDINRERFSGTLPLIYVAPEGFGTIIFGKICGNTLISLLSFGISYGTAFLLTGKSITIQYPVKFLFAFLTAVTCFVIVSLCVAYFLMLSRKTELYMNLLEIPFELLCGFVFPIEILPKWIQYISNLLAPTWAVRILKESIAKNNMEKETVYYLILGVEVLILVAIAVILYRWMDRSIRKKATLEVS
- a CDS encoding ABC transporter permease — translated: MKRFLKQSWLDFKGQRAAFSLEEFALMETMYPFVTMVFYCLVAGYAFRTTNLSRWVVGNAFLLCTNTCVFSLGSCFMGERYYGRIRSIITAPISKLEVILEKGFFPCMICIITTFVGFGAGSIVFHVNWSGVNIGLFLVILLIGMASAAGFGLFLATLGLISNQMHLILNLVANLLVIFCGANFPISQLPAAGQLISKLLPLTRSIEASQLLLEGKIAFEQVLSLLLGELGVGAVYVILAFCVVKSAERVAIRKGTLELF
- the thyA gene encoding thymidylate synthase gives rise to the protein MSLADKIFIDMCQDIIENGTSTEGEKVRPHWEDGTSAYTIKKFGVVNRYDLSKEFPAITLRKTAIKSCTDEMLWIWQQKSNNINDLHSHVWDEWADETGSIGKAYGYQMGVKHQYKEGMMDQVDRVIYDLKNNPFSRRIMTNIYVHQDLHEMHLYPCAYSMTFNVTQKPGQDKLVLNAILNQRSQDVLAANNWNVCQYAVLVHMLAQVCDMEVGELVHVIADAHIYDRHIPLVKELISRETHPAPTFWLNPEIKDFYKFTRNDVRLDNYVTGPQIENIPIAV
- a CDS encoding dihydrofolate reductase encodes the protein MNLIAAVDKNWAIGLNNKLLVSIPEDMKFFRTTTTGKVVAMGRKTLESFPNGQPLKNRVNIVLTSDKNYKVKDAIIVHSMEEMLEELKKYNSEDIYVIGGESIYRQMVDLCDVAHITKIDYEYEADAYFPNLDEKEEWEITADSEEQTYFDLEFYFLKYEKKKK
- a CDS encoding AEC family transporter, whose translation is MENFIFSINVTMPIFLVMVLGWFLKQIGMLNDNFVTVANKFNFQVTLPFLLFRDLSSVDIKAVFDLKYVLFCAIASSICFWVIWGGTKLFMKDKSMTGAFVQASFRSSAAVMGLAFIQNLYGQSAMGPLMIIGAVPLYNIYSVIVLTFEAQGSEESSQKNKIKEACINILKNPIIIAIFLGLVVSLLEIDFPVLVDKTVNNVAQMATPLALIALGAGFEGRKALGKIKPTLVASFIKLIAQAAIFLPIAAWMGFDGEKMIALIVMLAAPTTPSCYIMAKNMDNDGVLTASIVVTTTLLAAFTLTGWIFLLKTMGLI
- the ilvB gene encoding biosynthetic-type acetolactate synthase large subunit, whose product is MDITGRKLFVKALLEEGVDTVFGYPGGMVTDILDELYKHEEIELVLPRHEQGLIHEAEGYAKATGRVGVCIVTSGPGATNIMTGLADAYSDSIPLVCITGQVPLNLIGNDAFQEVDIVGMTRSITKYGVTVRDRKDLGKILKMAFHIASTGRPGPVLIDLPKDIQTQMGPAEYPEHVNIRGYKPNESVHIGQLKKGYKLLKSAEKPLFLIGGGVNIAKANDKLLELVEKTKVPVVTTIMGKGAIPTTHPYYIGNSGMHGRYAANMAVSECDVLFSIGTRFNDRITGDLNEFAPKAQIVHVDVDTASISRNVVVDVPIVADAGLAIEKMLEWAEPQKTDKWIAQIKEWDKENPLEMRRDHGMTPQMIMEHINEQFEEGIIVTDVGQHQMWATQYIELNEKKKFITSGGLGTMGFGFPAAIGAKIGCPDKEVICISGDGGMQMNIQELATAMVQDAHVIVCVFNNYYLGMVRQMQQLFYGKRYEATCLRRRKNCPKDCKGPNPACPPYEPDFVKLAESYGATGMRVTKEEEIAPAFEQAKKVSGPVIIEFMIATEEIVLPMVKSGNPMSEMILK
- the ilvN gene encoding acetolactate synthase small subunit — translated: MKKRWIALYVENEVGVLAKVSGLFSGKSYNLQSLTVGTTEDETVSRMTICVASDDVTFEQIKKQLNRMVEVIKVMDLTNVPTHMKEILFAKIKNCSQEDKTEAFQIAQVFHVEVSDIGSDSVLLECKLTERRNNELIALLKSRFKHVEVVRGGAVAIESISTSCAGKTEYDRK
- a CDS encoding cysteine hydrolase family protein, which translates into the protein MVLLIVDTQEMIVTKQLYQYEKFIQNVKKAIETARENDVEVVYIRHDDGFELTKGVDGFEIYEEFAPKQGEKIFDKHVNSAFKESGLLEYLSAKNEKSVMLAGLQTDYCIDATVKCGFEHGFEMLIPAYCNTTVDNEFMSGEKTYQYYNEKMWHGRYAKCMSLEEALAVMKN